Proteins encoded in a region of the Prunus persica cultivar Lovell chromosome G4, Prunus_persica_NCBIv2, whole genome shotgun sequence genome:
- the LOC18780196 gene encoding dof zinc finger protein DOF1.4, producing MDQQNPDQRLKPTLQTENQQQQQQNQQPQKCPRCESLNTKFCYYNNYSLSQPRYFCKTCRRYWTQGGTLRNVPVGGGCRKGKRPKTNSSSSSSPSLQPQSQAQAPQQDQQTVKNLSTTSPSSNLGAIESTGNLASHHQYYPGGTGYLSSYAAIQSLNQSQPFNVGGHDQLGGGASSNMSLLQGFNVSAPFGQFYQAGNTKSSMVDQTALYPSDQEGLLIQPTRPSASSDHGWPHQSFNINRSSANASSAASESALWATTTSGNMNTTTTTSAGPSLNPNQWPDLPGSYGPPN from the coding sequence atggatcaGCAAAATCCAGATCAGAGGTTGAAGCCAACTTTACAGACTGAGaaccagcagcagcagcagcaaaacCAGCAGCCTCAGAAGTGTCCTCGCTGTGAGTCTCTGAACACCAAGTTTTGCTATTACAACAATTACAGCCTCTCTCAGCCGCGCTACTTCTGCAAGACTTGTAGAAGGTATTGGACCCAAGGCGGGACCCTCAGGAACGTCCCTGTCGGCGGAGGCTGCCGGAAGGGGAAGCGTCCGAAGACTaattcttcatcatcatcatctcccTCTCTGCAGCCACAGTCGCAGGCACAGGCACCACAACAAGACCAGCAAACAGTGAAAAACTTGTCCACAACAAGCCCAAGTTCTAATCTTGGGGCTATAGAGAGCACTGGTAATTTGGCTTCTCACCATCAGTACTATCCTGGTGGTACTGGGTATTTGTCATCTTATGCAGCAATTCAATCTCTGAATCAGTCACAGCCCTTCAACGTTGGGGGCCATGATCAACTGGGAGGAGGTGCATCCTCAAATATGAGCCTGCTGCAGGGGTTCAATGTTTCAGCTCCTTTTGGCCAATTTTATCAAGCTGGCAACACTAAGAGCAGCATGGTGGATCAAACGGCTCTGTATCCATCTGATCAAGAGGGCTTATTGATTCAACCAACCAGGCCTTCTGCTTCTAGTGACCATGGCTGGCCTCATCAGAGCTTCAACATCAACAGATCATCTGCTAATGCTTCTTCTGCAGCTTCTGAAAGCGCTTTGTGGGCCACCACCACCTCTGGTAACAtgaacaccaccaccaccaccagcgCTGGGCCTTCTCTGAACCCAAACCAGTGGCCTGATCTACCTGGATCATATGGCCCTCCTAATTGA